A portion of the Saimiri boliviensis isolate mSaiBol1 chromosome 1, mSaiBol1.pri, whole genome shotgun sequence genome contains these proteins:
- the SRSF7 gene encoding serine/arginine-rich splicing factor 7 isoform X2 — protein sequence MSRYGRYGGETKVYVGNLGTGAGKGELERAFSYYGPLRTVWIARNPPGFAFVEFEDPRDAEDAVRGLDGKVICGSRVRVELSTGMPRRSRFDRPPARRPFDPNDRCYECGEKGHYAYDCHRYSRRRRSRSRSRSHSRSRGRRYSRSRSRSRGRRSRSASPRRSRSISLRRSRSASLRRSRSGSIKGSRSPSRSRSRSRSISRPRSSRSKSRSPSPKRSRSPSGSPRRSASPERMD from the exons ATGTCGCGTTACGGGCGGTACGGAGGAG AAACCAAGGTGTATGTTGGTAACCTGGGAACTGGTGCTGGCAAAGGAGAGTTAGAAAGGGCTTTCAGTTATTATGGTCCTTTAAGAACTGTATGGATTGCGAGAAATCCTCCAGGATTTGCCTTTGTGGAATTCGAAGATCCTAGAGATGCAGAAGATGCAGTACGAGGACTGGATGGAAA AGTGATTTGTGGCTCCCGAGTGAGGGTTGAACTGTCAACAGGCATGCCTCGGAGATCACGTTTTGATAGACCACCTGCCCGACGTCCCTTTGATCCAAATGATAGATGCTATGAGTGTGGCGAAAAGGGACATTATGCTTATGATTGTCATCGTTACAGCCGGCGAAGAAGAAGcag GTCACGGTCTAGATCACATTCTCGATCCAGAGGAAGACGATACTCTCGCTCACGCAGCAGGAGCAGGGGACGGAG gTCAAGGTCAGCATCTCCTCGACGATCAAGATCTATCTCTCTTCGTAGATCAAGATCAGCATCCCTCAGAAGATCTAGGTCTGGTTCTATAAAAGGATCGAG ATCCCCGTCGAGGTCAAGATCAAGATCCAGGTCTATTTCACGACCAAGAAGCAG CCGATCAAAGTCCAGatctccatctccaaaaagaag tcgtTCCCCATCAGGAAGTCCTCGCAGAAGTGCAAGTCCTGAAAGAATGGACTGA
- the SRSF7 gene encoding serine/arginine-rich splicing factor 7 isoform X4: protein MSRYGRYGGETKVYVGNLGTGAGKGELERAFSYYGPLRTVWIARNPPGFAFVEFEDPRDAEDAVRGLDGKVICGSRVRVELSTGMPRRSRFDRPPARRPFDPNDRCYECGEKGHYAYDCHRYSRRRRSRSRSRSHSRSRGRRYSRSRSRSRGRRSRSASPRRSRSISLRRSRSASLRRSRSGSIKGSRSPSRSRSRSRSISRPRSSRSPSGSPRRSASPERMD from the exons ATGTCGCGTTACGGGCGGTACGGAGGAG AAACCAAGGTGTATGTTGGTAACCTGGGAACTGGTGCTGGCAAAGGAGAGTTAGAAAGGGCTTTCAGTTATTATGGTCCTTTAAGAACTGTATGGATTGCGAGAAATCCTCCAGGATTTGCCTTTGTGGAATTCGAAGATCCTAGAGATGCAGAAGATGCAGTACGAGGACTGGATGGAAA AGTGATTTGTGGCTCCCGAGTGAGGGTTGAACTGTCAACAGGCATGCCTCGGAGATCACGTTTTGATAGACCACCTGCCCGACGTCCCTTTGATCCAAATGATAGATGCTATGAGTGTGGCGAAAAGGGACATTATGCTTATGATTGTCATCGTTACAGCCGGCGAAGAAGAAGcag GTCACGGTCTAGATCACATTCTCGATCCAGAGGAAGACGATACTCTCGCTCACGCAGCAGGAGCAGGGGACGGAG gTCAAGGTCAGCATCTCCTCGACGATCAAGATCTATCTCTCTTCGTAGATCAAGATCAGCATCCCTCAGAAGATCTAGGTCTGGTTCTATAAAAGGATCGAG ATCCCCGTCGAGGTCAAGATCAAGATCCAGGTCTATTTCACGACCAAGAAGCAG tcgtTCCCCATCAGGAAGTCCTCGCAGAAGTGCAAGTCCTGAAAGAATGGACTGA
- the SRSF7 gene encoding serine/arginine-rich splicing factor 7 isoform X1 — MSRYGRYGGETKVYVGNLGTGAGKGELERAFSYYGPLRTVWIARNPPGFAFVEFEDPRDAEDAVRGLDGKVICGSRVRVELSTGMPRRSRFDRPPARRPFDPNDRCYECGEKGHYAYDCHRYSRRRRSRSRSRSHSRSRGRRYSRSRSRSRGRRSRSASPRRSRSISLRRSRSASLRRSRSGSIKGSRYFQSPSRSRSRSRSISRPRSSRSKSRSPSPKRSRSPSGSPRRSASPERMD, encoded by the exons ATGTCGCGTTACGGGCGGTACGGAGGAG AAACCAAGGTGTATGTTGGTAACCTGGGAACTGGTGCTGGCAAAGGAGAGTTAGAAAGGGCTTTCAGTTATTATGGTCCTTTAAGAACTGTATGGATTGCGAGAAATCCTCCAGGATTTGCCTTTGTGGAATTCGAAGATCCTAGAGATGCAGAAGATGCAGTACGAGGACTGGATGGAAA AGTGATTTGTGGCTCCCGAGTGAGGGTTGAACTGTCAACAGGCATGCCTCGGAGATCACGTTTTGATAGACCACCTGCCCGACGTCCCTTTGATCCAAATGATAGATGCTATGAGTGTGGCGAAAAGGGACATTATGCTTATGATTGTCATCGTTACAGCCGGCGAAGAAGAAGcag GTCACGGTCTAGATCACATTCTCGATCCAGAGGAAGACGATACTCTCGCTCACGCAGCAGGAGCAGGGGACGGAG gTCAAGGTCAGCATCTCCTCGACGATCAAGATCTATCTCTCTTCGTAGATCAAGATCAGCATCCCTCAGAAGATCTAGGTCTGGTTCTATAAAAGGATCGAGGTATTTCCA ATCCCCGTCGAGGTCAAGATCAAGATCCAGGTCTATTTCACGACCAAGAAGCAG CCGATCAAAGTCCAGatctccatctccaaaaagaag tcgtTCCCCATCAGGAAGTCCTCGCAGAAGTGCAAGTCCTGAAAGAATGGACTGA
- the SRSF7 gene encoding serine/arginine-rich splicing factor 7 isoform X3 — MSRYGRYGGETKVYVGNLGTGAGKGELERAFSYYGPLRTVWIARNPPGFAFVEFEDPRDAEDAVRGLDGKVICGSRVRVELSTGMPRRSRFDRPPARRPFDPNDRCYECGEKGHYAYDCHRYSRRRRSRSRSRSHSRSRGRRYSRSRSRSRGRRSRSASPRRSRSISLRRSRSASLRRSRSGSIKGSRYFQSPSRSRSRSRSISRPRSSRSPSGSPRRSASPERMD, encoded by the exons ATGTCGCGTTACGGGCGGTACGGAGGAG AAACCAAGGTGTATGTTGGTAACCTGGGAACTGGTGCTGGCAAAGGAGAGTTAGAAAGGGCTTTCAGTTATTATGGTCCTTTAAGAACTGTATGGATTGCGAGAAATCCTCCAGGATTTGCCTTTGTGGAATTCGAAGATCCTAGAGATGCAGAAGATGCAGTACGAGGACTGGATGGAAA AGTGATTTGTGGCTCCCGAGTGAGGGTTGAACTGTCAACAGGCATGCCTCGGAGATCACGTTTTGATAGACCACCTGCCCGACGTCCCTTTGATCCAAATGATAGATGCTATGAGTGTGGCGAAAAGGGACATTATGCTTATGATTGTCATCGTTACAGCCGGCGAAGAAGAAGcag GTCACGGTCTAGATCACATTCTCGATCCAGAGGAAGACGATACTCTCGCTCACGCAGCAGGAGCAGGGGACGGAG gTCAAGGTCAGCATCTCCTCGACGATCAAGATCTATCTCTCTTCGTAGATCAAGATCAGCATCCCTCAGAAGATCTAGGTCTGGTTCTATAAAAGGATCGAGGTATTTCCA ATCCCCGTCGAGGTCAAGATCAAGATCCAGGTCTATTTCACGACCAAGAAGCAG tcgtTCCCCATCAGGAAGTCCTCGCAGAAGTGCAAGTCCTGAAAGAATGGACTGA